The following is a genomic window from Planifilum fulgidum.
CTCCAGCATCAGCCACATGGGGATCGTGCTCCTGGGCATCGCCTCCCTTAACATTGCGGGGCTGACGGGCGCCCTGTTCCAGACGGTTTCCCACGGGTTTATCGCCGCCCTGTTGTTCTTCCTCATTTTCAGCCTGACGGAGAGAACCGGAACCACCCGGATCGACGAACTGGGCGGCATGGCCAAGGCGATGCCGGTGCTTTCCGGCCTCCTTCTCGCCGCGGGGTTGGCCCTGCTCGGGCTGCCGGGCATGTCCGGCTTCATCAGCGAATTCCTGGCGTTCCTCGGGCTGTTTAAGAGCGAGCCCGCCCTGGCGGCGGTGGGGGCGCTGGGCCTGATTCTCGCCGCGGCCTACACGCTGCGGGCCGTCCTGCGGACCACCTTCGGCCCCCTGAGCGGGCACTGGGAAAAGCTGACGGATGTCCGTCCGGCCGAGTCCGCCCCGATGCTGGTGCTGCTGGGCTTGATCATCCTCATCGGCGTCTATCCCGCCGTGTTGGGAGAACCGATGCAGACGACACTGCATGCGATCGTTGCAAGGATGGGAGGGTAGGGGGAGATGGAAAAATCGATCATCCATTACGACTGGACCGTTATGGCCCCCGAACTGATCCTCGTCGCCGCCGCCGCGCTGATGACGCTGATCGACCTGGTCATGAGGGACCGCTGGGATCGGCGCTGGCTGGGAGCATTGGGACTGGCGGCGGTGCTGGCCGCCGGTGCCTTCGTCGTGGCGGGCTTCGGCGGCAAACCCTACGAAATCCTGGGAAACACCTACCGGGTGGACGATTTCGCCTTGACGTTCAAGGCACTCATCCTGGGGGGGACCGCGCTGGTCCTGCTCCTCTCCTTCTCCCACCTCGACCGGGAGGAGGTCCGGGATCAGGGGGAATATTACTATCTGCTCCTTTCCGCGGCCCTCGGCGGGATGATCATGGCCTCCTCCGCCGACCTGATCACGCTGTTTGTCGGGTTGGAGCTCTTGAGCATTTCTTCGTACATCCTGGTGGGTGTGCGCAAAAAACGGACCGATTCGGGAGAGGCGGCCTGGAAATACGTGATCCTGGGAGGCGTTTCCTCCGCCTTCATCCTGTACGGGATGTCCTTTCTATACGGCTTGGCGGGAAGCACGAACCTGTTCGTCGTCCAACAGCGGCTGGGTGAGGCTTATGCCCAGGGTTACGAATCCTTCATCTATCTCTCGCTCCTTTTGATGATCGTCGGATTCGGCTTCAAGGTCGCCTCGGCCCCCTTCCACACGTGGGCGCCGGATGTGTACCAGGGGGCGCCGACGCCGGTGACCGGCTTTTTGGCGATCGTCTCCAAAACGGCGGCCTTCGCCTTTGTTTTCCGCATCCTGATCGTCGCCTATCTGCAGCCCTTCCAGATGGGAATGTGGCTTAAGATCGCCGGTCCCCTCCTGTTGATCCTGGCCGGGGCCTCGATGATTGTCGGCAACGCGGTGGCTCTCCGGCAGACCAACGCCAAGCGGCTGCTGGCCTATTCGAGCATCGCCCATGCGGGGTATTTGCTCGTGCCGCTGGCCGCGTGGGGATTTTCCTTCCTGGAAAGCACCCTGTACTACCTTTTGGCGTACCTGCTCATGACGATTGGCGCCTTCGCCGTGTTGATGATCGTCGAGAAGAATGAAAAGAGCGGGGAGATTGCCGCCTTTGCCGGGCTTTACCAACGGTCCCCCCTGCTTGCGGTGGCGATGACCGTCATCCTTGTCTCCCTGGCGGGGATTCCGGTGACGGCGGGATTCTTCGGCAAATTCTACATCCTGATCAACGCCCTCGCCAGCGAGAAACTGTGGATCGCGCTGATCATGATTGCCACCACCGTCGTCTCCTATTTCTACTACTTCGAGTTTATCCGGCAAATGTATTTCCGTCCTTCGCCCCGCGGGGAGAAATTGGCGATCCCCGGTTTGACGGCGGCGGTTATCCTGGTGGCCGTCGTGGGCACGATCGGTCTGGGGATTTTCCCGCAAAGCGTCCTTCAGTTCCTGGGCGGAATCCAGTGGGACGGCGCCTTTGTCCAGACGGGACCGCCCCAGTGAAGAAAAACCCTGCCCCTTGGCGGGGTTTTTCTTACGGCCCGGTGAGGACAAAATGTTTTGCGTTTTTCACCGCGATCGGGTACGATGGAGTGGAACGCGTCGCCAAAGGGGTGCATATCATGGATGGTGCGGTGAGCCTGGGGCTTGTGGGATTGATCAACATCGTGATGACCCTTGCAGGCATCGGGTTCAGCTGGTGGATCCTGATGAATGTGAGGCTCGACGTGTTCATGAAGCAGCCGAAGGGGCCCCAAGCGAAGGCGTTGATGATCGTGCTGTCCATCGTGCTGGGACACGGTTTGGCCACCTTTGTGTCCGACTATCTGGGCTGGTCCCGCCTCATCAGCCAGCTGTTCTGATCCGCTTCGGAGATCGATCCTGTGTTCGCGTATACCGTCCTTTCCCGTTGCCGAAAATGGATGATGAAAACACGGGGAAGGGATGAACCGTCGATGGATTGGAAGCGGCTTGTCAGCGGAACTCTTTTTTTCTTCATTCTTTTTTTGTCCGTCGGATCGAGTTCCCCGCCGGATGACATGGAGCAGCTGATCGATGCCTTCCGCCGGGCGGGAGGACGGTCGGAAACCGCCGTGCTGCACCACGGAAACCGGACCCGGAACCCTTTGCCGCGGGAGGAAGTTGGCGATCTGGCCCGTCGGCTGAGCCGGGAACTGGGCCTTAAGCCGGCCCGTCGGACCGAGAGCCGGCACGGTCATCGCTGGACCGCAACGGGCAAATGGGGGCGAAACCTCACGGTTCGATTGAACGTTATCAACGATAGGGCCGATTTGCGGAAAAATCGTCCTTATATATCCGTTTCGTTGACCGGCCGCGGGCATCCGGACAGAAAATGGTCCCATCTCCGAAACCGGCTCGAGAAAGTTCTCGCCGCAAACGGCATCAGTCCGCAAATTCAATTTTCCATCCAAGGGAGCGGGCCAATGGCGGGGTCCAATCCGGAGGAGGCGGTTCGCCGGGTGCTCAAGCGGTTGAATGCGCGGGAAATCGAAGGGATGCGGACGGACCGAACCACCAGCATTTCGGCTTTCTCACCGGCCTTGCGAGGCGGGTTGGAGACAAAAGGTGGTACGATGAACGTACAGGTCGCCGCCCGGATGGACCGCAGTGGCAAGCGAATGATCCTGACCCTGGGCACACCCATTATCACCATTGAATATTAGACAACGCGGAGGGAAGGCATTTGGAAAAAATCGTTGTTCGCGGTGGCAAGCGATTGAAAGGCAGGGTGAAGGTGCACGGCGCGAAAAACGCCGTCCTGCCGATCATCGCTGCATCCATCCTGGCCTCGCGCGGGGAGCATCTGATTGAAGAGATCCCGCTGCTGGAAGACGTAAAGACGATCACCGAGTTGCTGAGAAGCCTGGGGGTGTCCGCGGAGCTGAGAGAGGACAGTGTCCGAATCTGCGCGGAAAAGGTGGCCCACACCGAAGCCCCCTACGAACTGGTCCGGAAAATGCGCGCCTCCTTCCTCGTGATGGGGCCGCTTTTGGCCCGAAAGAAACACGCCCGCATTCCCCTGCCCGGGGGATGCGCCATCGGGAGCCGGCCCATCGATCAGCACCTCAAGGGGTTGGAGGCGATGGGCGCCGTCTTTGAGGTGGACAAAGGGATCATTGAAGGACGGGTTCCCGACCGGTTAAGGGGCGCCCGCATCTATCTGGATGTGGCCAGCGTCGGAGCGACGGAAAACATCATGATGGCCGCCACCCTGGCGAAGGGAAGAACGGTGATTGAAAACGCGGCCCGCGAACCCGAGATCGTCGATTTGGCCAATTTCCTCAACGCGATGGGAGCCAAGGTGCGCGGGGCCGGGACCGGAACCATCCGGATCGAGGGCGTCGACTTTCTCCGGGGCACCACATACACGGTGATTCCCGACCGGATCGAAGCGGGAACCTACATGGTGGCCGCTGCGATCACCCGCGGCGAGGTCTTTGTCGAGGGAGCCATCAGCGATCATCTGGGGCCGGTGATCGCCAAGATGCGCGAGATGGGCATCCACGTGCTGGAAGGGGAAAACGGCGTTCACGTGCGGGCGGAAGGCGATCTCCGCCCGGTGGATGTCAAAACCCTTCCGTACCCCGGTTTTCCCACGGACATGCAGGCCCAATTCATGGCTTTGCTCACCACCGTCAAGGGAACCAGCGTCGTCACCGAAACCGTTTTTGAAAACCGGTTCATGCATGTGGAAGAATTGAAGCGGATGGGGGCCCAGATCAAAATCGACGCCCGGACCGCCATCATCGATGGAGGCCATCCCTTGTCCGGAGCCCAGGTGAAAGCGACCGACCTGCGTTCGGGGGCCGCCCTCGTCCTGGCGGGGCTGGCCGCCGAAGGGGAGACGGAAGTCACCGAGCTGCATCACATTGATCGGGGTTATGTCCAGTTGGTGGAAAAATTGAAGGCCTTGGGGGCCGATATCGAGCGCCTGCCGGTGGATACCGAAAAATCCATGACGGAGCCCTCATACGCGTAATCTTTTTGGCGGAGCCGCAACTCGTTCGGGTTGCGGCCTCCGTTTTTTTTTGCGGATCTTCCCGGCCTTGCCGTTCTAAAGGAGCATGTCCTCTCATACACTGAAAGGGAAGGTTGTCCCAGTTCGATGACGCCGAAGGGACGGGGCGGATGGTTGAAGGCGGCTTTGCGGATCATCAAAGGACTGGAGGGCGTTTTCCTTGCGCAAAGGATTGTGGCTGTTCGTTCCGGTTTTCTTTTTCCTCCTGGTGATGCTTGCCCTTCCGGCGCTGTTGGTCAGTTATCCTTCGGCCTCCCCGCGGAATCTCCCGTCGCTCCGGGAAATTCCGCGGGAGAAAGATGAACCGGTCGTCCGGGTGTTTTTGACCGGGGAAAAGCGGGTGATTTCCGTTCCCCTGGAACGATACGTGCGGGGGGTTGTGGCCGCCGAGATGCCCGCCGATTTTCACCTGGAAGCGCTTAAGGCCCAGGCCCTCGCCGCGCGGACCTACATCGTGGACCGGTTGAGGAGCGGCGACTTTTCCGACATGGAAACCTTCGGAGAAAAGGCCCGGGGAGCCCACGTGTCCGATTCCGTCCTGCACCAGGCGTATCGCACCGATGAACAGCTGAAAAAAACCTGGGGAGAACGCTACGCCGCCTATTCCTCCCGGATCAACCGGGCGGTGCTCGACACCCGCGGAAAGATCCTTTTGTACGAAGGGGAACCGATTTACGCGGCCTTTTTTTCCACCAGCAACGGACACACGGAGAATTCGGAGGATGTCTTTTCCAAATCGTTTCCCTATCTCCGAAGCGTTCCCTCTCCCTGGGACAAGGACTCCCCCCGGTTTCTCAACGAAAAGACGCTGACCCTGGACGAATTCATCCAAAAAATGGAGAAGAAGACGGGGAAACGGATCGCCGTCGCGGCTTCCTCCGGGGAAAACTGGATCCGTGTCCTGGAGCGCACCTCCGGACGGCGGATCAAGACCCTTCGGATCGGGGACCAAACCTTTACGGGGCGGCAGGTGCGGGAAGCCCTCGGCCTTTCCTCCACCGATTTCACCTGGACGATTGATCGCGGGCGGATCCGGTTTCAAACCAAGGGATACGGGCACGGCGTCGGCATGAGCCAATGGGGGGCCAATTTGCTCGCCCATCAGGGAAGAAGCGCCGAGGAAATCGTGCGGCACTATTACCGGGGGGTGGACATCGGATCTTTGGACGCCGTGTTGAGTCAAGCTTCGAAGAACAACCGGAAACCGGGAGGAGGGGGCCAGTGATTGGCCCCTTTTTTTTTTTGCCAGAGCGAAAACCGCCAAAGGTGCCCGTGTCCCGAGCGGTTTCCGGAACATGTTCGCAGTCGGTTTCTGGTTACGCAAATTTTCCGGTACGGGGAAAACCGAACAACCACCGGCGGCAACATACCCATTTCGGGAGGAAGCCGTCTCTGATCGGCGGGGAAAATCCCGGGAAGAGGGAACTCATAACCAGAGGAATTCCCATGGGGCTGCAGATGATTTTTTCCACCGCCAGCGTTCTCGTTTTGATCAGCCTGATCAACGCGTTCGGTTCGGAAACGGCTGCTGCGTTTGGCGCAGTGAATCAAATCATATCTTACATTCAAATGCCCGGCATTGCGGCGCGCGACATCCATCGCGGCACAAAATATAGGGGCCGGAAATTGGCAGCGCGTTCATCGCTCTGCGGCCGTCGGGTTCGGGTTCAACTTGTTATTTACAGGCGTTTTAGTCACGTTATGCATGTTTTTCCAGACGGAGATTTTGTCTCTTTTTCTTCCGGATGCCCATCGTTCCCTTGAAATCGCCGAACACATCGTTTCCACAACCTTTTGATCGTATATCCTGTTGAGCGGAACGTTTGTCCTTACCGGAACGGTGCGTGCCGCAGGATCCGTTGCCGTTCCATTGCTGATCACTGTCTTCACGTTGTGGGAATTCAAATCCCCTTCGCCTATTACTGGGGAGGTCAATATGGTTTGGATAAGCTGTGGTGGAGCTTTCCTGTCGCTTTTATCCTTTCAATCGTTCTCCATTCCATTTACTATTTGTCCGGCAGATGGATCAATCCTACCAATGGGAAATGATTTCCGGGACAAGTAGCTTCAGGGACTGCACGCTTTGCCGACAGCCCTTCGCCCGGGACGGAAGGCGGCGGATGAGGGCGGGGAAGGAAACAGAGAGAAAACATAGATTCATTGGAAGGGGATGATGTCCCCATTTTTTTTGTTGTGAAGTTTCGTCTCGATCCCGGTGTTGCGGCCTGTTGCGCCGGATGAAGGCATATCCGGCCCTTCTATGTCCGTCCGTCTGCAACATCAACGGGAGCGCGTTGGCTGAAGGCGGCCGCCCTTTCATTCTTCCACATTGTCCGAAACTGACGGGGATGTCGGCGGCCGATGGGGGAAGGCGCTCAAAAATACTAAAAATTTGTCACCTCAGGTATAAAAAGGTTTTGCCCTGTCCAAAATGTTTCCTGAGGTGATAGCCAAATGAAACCCGAGCAACCGAACAACAACGTGAAACCGATTCACAAGATGAAGTGGCGACTCCGATGGAAGCGCCTGTTTTCGAAAAAATGGGCTTTCCCGGCAATCTATCTCGCAGCGGCTGCACTCATCCTAAGCCTGGTATGGTGGTACTCAACCAGCCAGGAACCCGGTCAAAAACCGACAACCGGGTTGGAGGAAGTTCTGAAGCAGGAGCCGGTGGAAAACGTCAACGCGCCACAGGAGATGATTCTCCCCTTTGCTGAGAATGCTCAGGCAAAAGCGAAAATGGGATTCTACAACGATGCCGGATCCGATCAGTCCAAGGAGACTTCCCTGGTGAAATACGAGAACACCTACTGGCCCCATTCCGGAGTGGACTTTGCCAGGGAGGACGGCAAGAGCTTCGATGTGGTCGCGGCTCTGGACGGAAAAGTGATCCGGGTCGAAGAGAATCCCATCGTCGGCCATCTGGTGGAGATTCAGCATGACAACGGCTTGGTCACCGTTTACCAGAGCTTGTCCGACGTGAAAGTGAAAGAGGGAGAAACCGTTTCCCAGGGCGCTTTGATCGCCCGGGCCGGTGAGAACAGTTTCGAGAAGGATGCCGGCGTGCATCTTCACTTCGAAGTTCGCAAGGATGGGCAGCCGCTCAACCCTGAACAGTATCTGAATTGACGATTTCGGAAGACCGCCCCGGCCCGGGGCGGTCTTCTTCGCCGGGAAGCCCGCGGAAAAGATCCGGGGGCTGACTCCAAAAATCCGCCGTTTTTGGCTTGTCACTGCTTGTAACATGCGAATAACCGCCGAGACGGCTCATATAATGTACCAAACGTTCCGAGGAGGGAGGCGAGGGGGAGTGCATGATTACATCAGGGAGCGGACGATTAAGATCGGTCGCTATTTCGTCGAGACACAGCACACGGTCCGCGCCATCGCCAAGGAATTCGGCGTTTCCAAAAGCACGGTCCACAAGGATCTGACGGAACGCCTGCCGGAAATCAATCCCGAACTTGCCAATAAAGTGAAGGAGATATTGGAATATCATAAATCGATTCGCCATCTCAGAGGCGGTGAGGCAACCCGCATCAAATACAAGCGACAGCGTCCGAAAGCGGAAGAGAAGAAACGGGAAACCACCACCACGATCTGAGGGAAGGGAAAAGGTCACGGGATTCATCAATTCCTTCGGCAATCAAGGAAATACATATCCGAAAAGGAATCACGGAATCCAAGGGCTTGAAACGTCGGGGCAGACGATTCGTGAAGCCGCTTTGTGGAAATTGCCGCCAACCCCCTTTCCACCCCCTTTCAACAGGAGTGGACTTGGGAAACCAATTGCGTTATATTCTCTATAGATACGGTGTCGCAGGTGGAAACTGACACCCGGCGCCGATCCGCCCCGTTTATTGGGTGGACGGGCTGTCCGGCAGGGACCGCCGGCACGAACCCTTTGATGGAGAGGATAACATGGTGGATCGTGATCATCGCATTCCATCCGACGCCGTGGTTCAGGAAAGTTCTCACACCGCAGGCGGCAAAGTGAGCGAGGACGGCGGCACCACGACGGTGATGTGGAAAAAAAATACATCCATGGATGGTTTAAGAGATTCTGGGGGGGAGGATCAACCCGCCCCCTCCTTAAACAAATCGGTTGCGGCGCAACAAGGGGATGATAAGGCGGGGGATCGGAACCATTCCTCACCGCCTCTGAAAACGAAAAAGGAAACCTCGGAGCCTCCCCCTCGTTTGCCCGTCGGAAAGATGAAATGGAGTCAAGCGGAGGAACGGGCCCCGGATTCCGGCGGAAAGCCCCGGGCGGACGGGGAATCCCGGTTGGAAACCAAGGGCTTTCCGGAAGCGGGGAAGGCGGATCGGAAATCCATTCCCGACAATCGGACGGCATCTCCGGGGAGGGAAGGAAAAAAGGGGGATTCCGGGAAGGAATCTTCGGAATCGCCCCGGAAAAAGAAAATTCCCGTCGGCGTGCTCAAATGGCGCAAGGATGAGGAAACGGACGAGGTCAAAAAGGAAAATTCAACCGGAAAAGGGAAAGTGTTTCGCTTGCCCGATTTCGGCAAGGATGAAGAGGAACCGGGCGAAGAGCCATCAAGCGCCCAGCGCCGTTTGAAGAAGGCGGTAAAGGTGTTGTGGATTCCCACGCTGCTGTTTGGTTCGCTCCTGATCGGTCTGATGATCGGATATGCAGGCTTGGGAGGGCAATCGCCCCTGGAAGTGTTCGACCCCGATCTGTGGAGACATATCTATCAGATGGTGTACGGATGAGGAGAACCCGCCATGCCGGAAGAGCGGCAGAGCGGGGTCTTTCGCGTTTTTTGATGTTTCCGTTCGGCATTTAGGGTATAATACATAGGGAATCCGTGAGGAGGGACCCCGCGTGAACCTGCCCAACACACTCACTCTGCTCCGATTTTTTTTCATTCCGCTGTATCTCTTTCTCTATTTTTCGGAGATCCCGGGAAGGATTTACTGGGCATTCGGGGTACTGCTCCTGGCCGGTTTGACCGATGTGATTGACGGATATCTGGCGCGGCGCAACAAACAGGTGACCCAGCTGGGGATCATGCTGGATCCGTTGGCGGACAAATTGATGATGCTGGCGGTTTTTCTCTCTCTGCTGATCTCCCAGCGCATCAGCCTGTGGGCGGCCTTGGCCATTTTCGCCCGTGACCTGGGAATGATTTTCGGTTCGGCCTTTTTTCACTTTCGGGGGAAAAAGACGGTTCCCGCCAATCTGTTGGGCAAGCTGACCACGTTCCTGTTTTATGTGGCCCTGTTCCTCCTCTTTTTCGACTATCCCAATGCCGAAAACTTCTTGTGGTTCGTCATCGCTCTCTCCTTCGTCACCTTCTTCATCTATCTCTTCCAGTTCAAAATGCTGAATCAGCGGACCATGTGACGGAGAACAAGGGTGCCGGCAAGAGGCCGGCACCCTTTATCTTAAATCCCGCCCGATGGGGCGGGCTGATATTAGTTTAAAGGAAATGGGTGAAAATCATACGCGAATTCCCTGAATAGAAATTTCCCGGGTCTTTCGCTATAATGGGGGCAGCAAAAGGAATGAGAAAGGGGCAACGTCATGGAGCTGGACATCAAGGGGATTCAGGAGATCATTCCGCACCGCTATCCCTTTCTGCTCGTGGACCGGATTGTCGAGTGGGAAGCAGGAAAGCGCGCGGTGGGCATTAAAAATGTAACCGTCAATGAACCGTTTTTTCAAGGCCATTTTCCCGAATATCCGGTCATGCCCGGCGTGCTGATCGTGGAGGCGCTGGCCCAGGTGGGGGCGGTGGCAGTGCTGGGGATGGAGGAAAACCGCGGGAAGCTGGCTTTTTTTGCCGGTATTGACAAATTTCGTTTCCGCGGACAGGTGCGCCCGGGGGATGTCCTCCGTCTGGAAGTGGAACTTCTCCGTCTGAAAGGATCGGTGGGGAAAGGAAAGGGCGTCGCCCGGGTCGGCGATCGCGTCGTCGCGGAAGGGGAGCTGATGTTTGCCGTCGGTCAGGGATGATCCGGCTTTGGAGGGACAAATTGGCTTTATTTGGAGGGAACCTTTCTCCTTTCGAAGAAGAAAAATTTATGTCGGTCGAGCAGCGGTTCGGGGAAGGTGGTTCGCCGATATTTTTTTCGTTTATCCGTCTTTTCGGCAAAGGTATGTTTAAAGTAGGAGGGTTCCCGATTTGAAAGTGGTTACCGTTGTCGGTGCTCGTCCCCAGTTTATCAAGGCGGCGCCGGTGCACCGCGTTCTCCGGCGAAGGGCGGAGGAAATCATCGTGCATACGGGTCAGCACTATGACCCGCGTTTGTCGAAGGTGTTTTTCGAGGAGCTGAACATTCCCCAACCGGATTACCATCTGGGCGTCGGCTCCAAAAGCCACGGCGCCCAGACCGGGGAGATGCTCCAGAAGGTGGAGGAAGTGCTGGAGAAGGTGCGTCCCGATCTTCTACTCGTGTACGGGGATACCAACTCCACGTTGGCCGGGGCCCTGGCCGCGGCCAAGATGCACATTCCGATCGCCCACGTGGAGGCGGGGCTTCGCAGCTTCAACCGGCGGATGCCGGAGGAGATCAACCGGGTGCTGACCGATCATCTGTCCCGATGGCTGTTCTGCCCGTGTCCCGATGGCTGTTCTGCCCGACGCGGACGGCGGTCCAAAATCTTGAGCGGGAAGGGATTTCGAAGGGCGTGCACTTGACGGGGGACGTCATGCTGGATGCGGTTTTGTACAACCGAAAACTGGCGGAGGAGCGGTCCCGCATCCTGGAACAGCTGGATCTCAAGCCGCGGGAATTCCTGCTGATCACCCTGCACCGGGCGGAAAACACCGACGATCCCCGGCGGATGAGATCCATCGTTGCCGCCCTCAACGAATTGTCCGTTCCCGCGGTCTTCCCCATG
Proteins encoded in this region:
- a CDS encoding NADH-quinone oxidoreductase subunit N, yielding MEKSIIHYDWTVMAPELILVAAAALMTLIDLVMRDRWDRRWLGALGLAAVLAAGAFVVAGFGGKPYEILGNTYRVDDFALTFKALILGGTALVLLLSFSHLDREEVRDQGEYYYLLLSAALGGMIMASSADLITLFVGLELLSISSYILVGVRKKRTDSGEAAWKYVILGGVSSAFILYGMSFLYGLAGSTNLFVVQQRLGEAYAQGYESFIYLSLLLMIVGFGFKVASAPFHTWAPDVYQGAPTPVTGFLAIVSKTAAFAFVFRILIVAYLQPFQMGMWLKIAGPLLLILAGASMIVGNAVALRQTNAKRLLAYSSIAHAGYLLVPLAAWGFSFLESTLYYLLAYLLMTIGAFAVLMIVEKNEKSGEIAAFAGLYQRSPLLAVAMTVILVSLAGIPVTAGFFGKFYILINALASEKLWIALIMIATTVVSYFYYFEFIRQMYFRPSPRGEKLAIPGLTAAVILVAVVGTIGLGIFPQSVLQFLGGIQWDGAFVQTGPPQ
- a CDS encoding DUF1146 family protein, with protein sequence MDGAVSLGLVGLINIVMTLAGIGFSWWILMNVRLDVFMKQPKGPQAKALMIVLSIVLGHGLATFVSDYLGWSRLISQLF
- a CDS encoding YwmB family TATA-box binding protein, yielding MDWKRLVSGTLFFFILFLSVGSSSPPDDMEQLIDAFRRAGGRSETAVLHHGNRTRNPLPREEVGDLARRLSRELGLKPARRTESRHGHRWTATGKWGRNLTVRLNVINDRADLRKNRPYISVSLTGRGHPDRKWSHLRNRLEKVLAANGISPQIQFSIQGSGPMAGSNPEEAVRRVLKRLNAREIEGMRTDRTTSISAFSPALRGGLETKGGTMNVQVAARMDRSGKRMILTLGTPIITIEY
- the murA gene encoding UDP-N-acetylglucosamine 1-carboxyvinyltransferase, producing the protein MEKIVVRGGKRLKGRVKVHGAKNAVLPIIAASILASRGEHLIEEIPLLEDVKTITELLRSLGVSAELREDSVRICAEKVAHTEAPYELVRKMRASFLVMGPLLARKKHARIPLPGGCAIGSRPIDQHLKGLEAMGAVFEVDKGIIEGRVPDRLRGARIYLDVASVGATENIMMAATLAKGRTVIENAAREPEIVDLANFLNAMGAKVRGAGTGTIRIEGVDFLRGTTYTVIPDRIEAGTYMVAAAITRGEVFVEGAISDHLGPVIAKMREMGIHVLEGENGVHVRAEGDLRPVDVKTLPYPGFPTDMQAQFMALLTTVKGTSVVTETVFENRFMHVEELKRMGAQIKIDARTAIIDGGHPLSGAQVKATDLRSGAALVLAGLAAEGETEVTELHHIDRGYVQLVEKLKALGADIERLPVDTEKSMTEPSYA
- the spoIID gene encoding stage II sporulation protein D; the protein is MRKGLWLFVPVFFFLLVMLALPALLVSYPSASPRNLPSLREIPREKDEPVVRVFLTGEKRVISVPLERYVRGVVAAEMPADFHLEALKAQALAARTYIVDRLRSGDFSDMETFGEKARGAHVSDSVLHQAYRTDEQLKKTWGERYAAYSSRINRAVLDTRGKILLYEGEPIYAAFFSTSNGHTENSEDVFSKSFPYLRSVPSPWDKDSPRFLNEKTLTLDEFIQKMEKKTGKRIAVAASSGENWIRVLERTSGRRIKTLRIGDQTFTGRQVREALGLSSTDFTWTIDRGRIRFQTKGYGHGVGMSQWGANLLAHQGRSAEEIVRHYYRGVDIGSLDAVLSQASKNNRKPGGGGQ
- a CDS encoding MATE family efflux transporter gives rise to the protein MRRATSIAAQNIGAGNWQRVHRSAAVGFGFNLLFTGVLVTLCMFFQTEILSLFLPDAHRSLEIAEHIVSTTF
- a CDS encoding M23 family metallopeptidase; its protein translation is MKPEQPNNNVKPIHKMKWRLRWKRLFSKKWAFPAIYLAAAALILSLVWWYSTSQEPGQKPTTGLEEVLKQEPVENVNAPQEMILPFAENAQAKAKMGFYNDAGSDQSKETSLVKYENTYWPHSGVDFAREDGKSFDVVAALDGKVIRVEENPIVGHLVEIQHDNGLVTVYQSLSDVKVKEGETVSQGALIARAGENSFEKDAGVHLHFEVRKDGQPLNPEQYLN
- the spoIIID gene encoding sporulation transcriptional regulator SpoIIID, with protein sequence MHDYIRERTIKIGRYFVETQHTVRAIAKEFGVSKSTVHKDLTERLPEINPELANKVKEILEYHKSIRHLRGGEATRIKYKRQRPKAEEKKRETTTTI
- a CDS encoding DNA-directed RNA polymerase subunit beta, which codes for MKWSQAEERAPDSGGKPRADGESRLETKGFPEAGKADRKSIPDNRTASPGREGKKGDSGKESSESPRKKKIPVGVLKWRKDEETDEVKKENSTGKGKVFRLPDFGKDEEEPGEEPSSAQRRLKKAVKVLWIPTLLFGSLLIGLMIGYAGLGGQSPLEVFDPDLWRHIYQMVYG
- a CDS encoding CDP-alcohol phosphatidyltransferase family protein; amino-acid sequence: MNLPNTLTLLRFFFIPLYLFLYFSEIPGRIYWAFGVLLLAGLTDVIDGYLARRNKQVTQLGIMLDPLADKLMMLAVFLSLLISQRISLWAALAIFARDLGMIFGSAFFHFRGKKTVPANLLGKLTTFLFYVALFLLFFDYPNAENFLWFVIALSFVTFFIYLFQFKMLNQRTM
- the fabZ gene encoding 3-hydroxyacyl-ACP dehydratase FabZ — encoded protein: MELDIKGIQEIIPHRYPFLLVDRIVEWEAGKRAVGIKNVTVNEPFFQGHFPEYPVMPGVLIVEALAQVGAVAVLGMEENRGKLAFFAGIDKFRFRGQVRPGDVLRLEVELLRLKGSVGKGKGVARVGDRVVAEGELMFAVGQG